The window TGGGGTAATTCTTCAAAGGGGGCGCTTTGCGATCGCCCCTCTCCCGGTGCCAGCGAGATCAAATCCTCAATATTCTGCTGCATGGTTCGACAAATTGCGTCCAGCGGCAGATCGTTGGGGTCGTGGCCAAAGGGGTTTTCGATCTCAATGCCAATCTCTTCGATGCCAAACACCGCAAAGCTGATCAGCCCCACCAAAAAGGGGGTGCCCCAGCCTACCGAATCCACCATTTGAAAGGGCAGAGCTAGACAGTACAGCATCAGCAGCTGCTTCAGGTGGATGCTGTACGCCACCGGCATGGGCGTCTTGAGTATGCGCTCGCACCCTCCTAGGGCATCCACCAGATCGTCTAGGGTTTCTAGACAGTGGGTGAGCTGGTGGGTGTTGAGGGTGCCTTGGGCCTGCTGAGTTTGCAGGTAGTCGGCTATCCAAAAGGCGACCTCTAGCGGTGGGTTGTTCATCTGTCTCAGTTTGGCGAACTGGTCGGCGGTGAGCAGGCTGGCCAGCTCGGCATCGGGAGGTTCACTGCGCAAGTGCAGCTTCATGGCGATCGCAAAGGCGGGCAGCTGGCGCACGGCGGCTATTTTGGCCTCGTAGTCTCCCGGCTGAGGCGTCTCGATCGCCACCCACATCTGTCGCGCCAAGTTGCGGGTCAGGTTCACCACGCTGCCCCAGAGCTTGCGCCCCTCCCAAAACCGCTCGTAGGAGGTGTTAGTGCGAAATACCAGCAGCAAACCCAGCACCAGACTGGGCACCAGCGACCCCAGAATGGGCGATGCCACCGGCCAGCCCCGGCTGTATAGCAGCAAAATTCCCAGAGCAAAGGCCGCACACAGCAGCACTCGGGGCATCACCGCCGGTATTACCGACCCCCGCACGCGAAACAGCAGTTTAAACCAGTCTTGTTCAGATTCGTAGCGGCGAATGCTGCGTTTGATAGTTTGGTTTGGCACCGACTCATTCCCCTGCACGATCTCAATCGACCTAGCCATACCGCCATCGCCACGGTGATTAGGCCAAGCTGAAGATAGCAATTTTGGGGTAGCGATGGCGAGCCAGATAGCGTATCAGCTTTTGGCTTTTTCGGATCCCATGTTCTGGGCTATCTGGCCAGCGTTATTCATGGTGGGTCAAGCTGCAGACTTAACCCACTATGAATAACGCGAGGTGTTCAGAGGCAGCCATGAACCATGGTGGCCTCACCGATTCCTGGTTTTCTTTACGCTATACCGTGACGGCATAATCGATCAGTTGCAGCAGACGCGATCGCAGCGTTTCTAGTCCTAGCCGCTCAGTGGCGGAGATAAACAAAGCTTGGGGGTACTCCTCTTGGGCGATCACTAGCTCGTCGCTACTTACCCGGTCGGCCTTGTTAAACACCAGCAGCATCGGCCCCGGCACAATCGGCATATCCTTGAGGATGCGCATGACCCAGTGAATCTGGTCTTGCCAGGCGGGGTGCGACACATCCACCACATGGAGCAGGGCGTCGGCCTCGGTGACCTCTTCGAGGGTGGCGCGAAAGGCATCCATCAGCGAGGCGGGCAGCTCTTCGATAAAGCCCACCGTATCGGTGACCACTAGCTGGGTGGTTTCGTTGGTGGCGGGGTCGGTGATTGCTAGGCGCCGGGTGGTGGGGTCGAGGGTGGCAAACAGCTGATCGGCGGCGTAGACCTCAGAGTTGGTCAGGGTATTCACTAGGGTCGACTTGCCCGCGTTGGTGTAGCCCACCACGGCGATCGAGGGTAGGTTGTCATCCTGACGGCGGTGGCGCAGGCGGGCACGGTGGGCTTGAAGCTGGTTTACCTCTTGCTGAAGCCGCTGAATGCGCCGCTGGATTGCCCGGCGCTCAGTCTCCAGTTTCGTTTCCCCTGGGCCTCGGGTGCCGATGCCGCCTCCCTGCCGCGATAGGGATTGACCGCGCCCCTTCAGCCGGGGCATTTGGTACTCCAGCTGGGCCAGCTCGACCTGGAGCTTGCCCGCGCCGCTTTTAGCCCGCTGGGCAAAGATATCGAGAATTAGCTCGGTGCGATCGACCACGCGCAGACCTACCATGTCTTCCAGGTTGCGCACCTGCATAGGGGAGAGGTCGCGATCGAACACGATCAGATTAGCGCCCACGGTTTGGGCCGCCAGGGCTACCTCCTGCACCTTACCAGCCCCCAGCACGGTCTGAGGATGGGGACGAGGGCGCTTTTGAAACAGAGTTTCCATCACTTCGCCGCCGGCGCTGTCGACCAGGCGCTCTAGCTCTTCGAGACGCTGCTCAAAGTGCTCAGGGGTTTGGTTATTGGTGAACAGGCCGACGACTAGGACGCGATCGCGCTCATCCTCCACCTGCAAAGCGGTAAAAGCGCGACTGAACTCGGCCTCAAGCCCTTCGGCCAGGGCGAGAAAGTCTTGCTGGGCCAGATCGTCTAAATCGATGGGGGCCGACACCAGCCAGCGCTGCTCAGGGTGAGGCACCAGGTGAGCCAGATAAGTGCTTTGAATGTAGCCCGTGGCACCGCCACCACGACGGGTAAAACCAGTGCCCGTCAACGCCAGTACCGCCAACACGTCTAGCCGCTGTAGGGCCATGGTGGTAAGAATAGCGTCGCTGGGTGAGCCGGGTTCAAACTGGGTGGCAATACAGCGAATGCCGCTGAGGCGCTCGGCACCGTAGCGGGGCAGCTCCGAAGGTGGAATTTGGGTCTGCCGCAGAGTGCCCACCCCTACTCGAATTACCTGACCACGGCGGTTGACGTAAGCGCATAGGGGGCTATTGATGTCGGTGCTCACTGCTGCCAGCCGCTGGGCAAACTCAGGAGTTACCACACAATCTCCCGGCAGTCGCTGGTGGTAGATGCCCTGCAGCTGCTTGAGCTGGCTGGGCTTGAGCCCCTTCAAATTGCCATAGATAGTTTCGATAAGGTCAACCTGCTCCTAAGCCAAAGATATCTTCAGCCCTGCTGAGGAGGTGCAGTCTTGCCTCTAGGAAACCAACCTCTCCCCATCTAGGCTGAGGATATAAATTATATAGCTTTTAACTTTGGCTTCTAACTCGGGGACGCGTGGAGAGATTCAAACTTTCTTGTCCTCTCTGGTTTAAAAGCCGTAGCTAGTTGCTCAGTCAAGAGTCCTTTAGAGGTAGCTGTTCAAACCTGCAGCGCAGTCGGTTAGCTTGGGGTATGGACAACTATCAATGGCAAGAATCAGAATGTTGGCCTGATGTATAGCAACCTCTTGCCAAACAGAAATAGCTAAAGCTCAAAAGCGGACGCTAATATAGCGTCCGCTTTTGAGCTTTGTCTTTCGAACAGCAATATACGGTAGAACTGTTTTGCTTAGAACAGACCCAGCCAATGGAAGAAGCCTTGGCCAGTGGTCAGTTCGACTAGCAGAGCGCCGAGGAAACCAATCATGGCGAGGCGACCGTTCCAGAGTTCGGCACTGGGGTTAGACCCAAATTCAAACTTGGTTCCGAATTCGCCATACTTGCGGGTAAATTGACCGTCGTAGGTAGTTTTGTCTTGGGGGTTAGCCATCGTGAAATGCCTCTAAATAGTTATGTTACAGCTGAGCAGTTGTCACACCTAAACCACGGGGGGTTAAAACCCAACGGCTCGCTCTCAAATGCTTTTGTTGCAATGACCACGAGCTCGTGGTGTGTTGTTACTCAACTTAACAATCCTGGCCGCAGCCGGCTATCTGTAGTTGGATAGAAGACTTAGTAAATTATTGATCTGTCACAACCATGCATGGCTGTTTGTCGGTAGTTGATAGACCAATATAGGGTTCTAGTAGCAAGGTTTAAGAGGGCTATAGCCCACAACCGAGCACTCTCTGCAGGCCCGACTTGCTAATCTAGCTTTAACCCACCTAACTACGGGAATTGGGTTACGTGATTCCCTCACCCTCTGGAATATACAGGATTCGGTATAGTACTAAGGCTGATTTTGAGGGCATACATGGCCAGACGACATCGGGCAGACCGTGAGGATGGACAGAGCTTTATTCGGTGGCCTTCAACATCAAAGTCTTCGAATTCTCGTTCTAGGCTGTCGTCCGATTTAGATCTGATCGTTGACCGGCGGCGGCTTTACAGCTATTTAGATTCCCTAGAGGGTTTGTCGGGGGAGTGATGCTATGACCTTTGGGGCGTCCAATCAAGTGGTTGAGACACTTACGCCCTAAGGAACATGAAAATTGGCAGGATCCGGCTTATAACACTTTCAAGAAGCAAAGCAAATTAGGCGAATTAGTGTATTCTTGTTTCGTCATTCTTGACTTCTACTGCTACCTAAGCCCCCGGGACTATTAGCTATGAGCGATTTTCAGTCAGACACCACTTACACAGAGTTTACGGAACCGGAAGACCCCACGGTTATCATTGACAATTCAGACTCTAGTGCCTCTGCGCTAGGTGACGAAGCCTCTCGTCAAATTCAGCAGGTGTGGGATAAGGTCTCTGCACTGTTGGGCAATCTCCCCGACTATGTGACTGAGTTCATTCAGCGATATCGGCGACCGATTGTCACCGTTGGCCTGATTGTCGCGGCGTTTATCGCAGTCAAGCTGGTGCTAGCGCTGTTGGGAGCCGTGAACGACGTTCCTCTGTTGGCCCCCACCTTTGAGCTGGTTGGGCTCATCTACAGCGGTTGGTTCCTCTACCGCTACTTGCTCAAAGCTTCCAACCGGCAAGAGCTGCTGGGCGATATTGCCGCCATTCGCGACCAGGTGCTCGGTAACGGGTCTCGGTCATAAATAAGGAGTAAGGGGTAGCGGGTCATATAGTAAAAACCTATAAAGGCCAGGGTTTACCCTCGTAATCCTCAAACCCCTTTCGGTTAACTTCCCCTGTGATTTGCGATCGCGCTTTCTATACTGGTTGTAGACGCAACTGGTGGTTGTGCGATCGTTAAAACCCAGGGGTTCGTTTTATTTATGACGCAGACAAAAACAATTACCCAGGCGGTAGAGCGGTTGGGCTACCGAGTCACGATAGGGGATGTGGCCGCTGAAGCCGGTCTGCCCCTTATGGAGGCGCAGCAGGGAGTGTTGGCCCTGGCCTCTGAGGTGCAGGCCCATCTCCAAGTAGCTGAGTCGGGCGAGATCGCCTACGTCTTTCCCAAAAATATTCAGGCGGTCCTCTGGAGCAAATCCTGGCGGCTGCGGTGGCAGTCAGCTTGGGAAAAAGTTTGGCGGGTGCTGTTTTACCTGATCCGTGTTTCCTTTGGGGTAGTGCTGATCTTGTCGCTGGTGCTGATTGTGATAGCGATTACGATTATTGCGATCGCAGCCAGCAGCGCTGGCCGTGAGGACAACGACAGCGGCGGTGGCGGCGGTGGGGGCATGGTGTTTTTGCCTCGGATTTGGTTGGGACCAGACATTTTTTGGATGTTTGACCCTAGGAGCGATCGCCGTCGGCGACCCCGCACCAAGTCAGAGATGAACTTTCTCGAGGCGGTGTTCTCCTTTTTGTTTGGTGACGGCAACCCCAATGCTGACCTTGACGAGCGCCGCTGGCAAAGCGTTGCCCAGGTGATTCAGGCTAACGGTGGGGCTGTGGTGGCCGAGCAAATCACCCCATTCCTAGGCGACTTGGGCAAAGGCTGGGATAAGGATTTGGAAGACTTTATGGTGCCCGTGCTCAGCCGGTTTAACGGGTTGCCCCAGGTCAGCCCCCAGGGCGGCATTGTGTACCAGTTTCCTGAGCTACAGGTGACGGCGAAGGCGCAACGCACCATCAACCCACCCCCATTCCTACGAGAGTCACCTCGCAAGTTTAGCCAGGCGACCTCTGGCCAGATTATTGGGGCTATTGCTTTGGGCAGTGCGAACTTAATTGGAGCCCTGGTACTGGGCAGCATGCTGCAAGACAACTCAAGTTTGGTTGCTGAGCTTGGCGGAGTCGTCGCTCTAGTCAACTCGCTCTACTGGCTGCTTTTGGGTTATGGAACGGCCTTTTTAGGCTTGCCCCTAGTGCGTTATTTCTGGGTGCAGCAGCAAAACAGCCGCATTGACGCCCGCAATGCTGAGCGCGAGCAGCGGGCCGAAGTCTTGAGCCAGCTCACCGACGACCAGCGCGAAAAACTGGCCTTTGCTCAGACTCTCACCCTCCAAACGGTGGTGGGTACTGACAACCTGGCCTACACTACGGAGAGCGACCTGACCGAGCAGGAAATTGCTCAGAAGGACAAGATCGACGCCGAGTGGCAACGGCTGCTGGAGCAGCGGGGGGGGAAGTAGGGGAGTAGGCGAGTGGGCGGGTGGATGAGTAGATGAGTAAAGCTGATCCACCTACTCGCCTACCCATCTACCCGCCTACCTATCTACCCATTCACCCTTCAACGCGGATCGACAATCGCTCCGAGAAACAGCAGTGTGCCTGTGTTGCGATCGCCAATGGCAGCTAAGAAGGGGCGATCGACCACCATTTCAAAGGGCGAATCGGGCGGCAGGGCAGCAGAGGTAGGCGCGACGCCGATCGCGGTGCTGGCGGCGGCTTCGGTGCCGGATTCGTTGACCTCGATAAAGGTTTTGTGGCGCACCTGGTTAATGAAAGCGTCCAGCTCGGTGAGGCCCGAGAAGTCGGCCTGGCCTGCCTCAAAGGCGATACCCATGCCCAAGGTTCGCAGGGTGGGGATCAGGTCGGCTTCGTACTCAAACTGAAATTTGGGTAGCTGAATTTCGCCGGGGCGCGATTGCATCTGGCTCATCCAGCTCTCCCAGGTGGCGGGGGTGAGCTGCGCTGATAGGGTAGCCAGGTCGGTGCCGGGGGTGGGCAAGATTACCTCAAAGCTGAGCGAGCCATTGCCGTAGGGCAGACTCACTGCCTGAAACTGGTCGGTTTCCAAATATAAATAGTCGTCCTGCTGGGCCATCAGAGGGTGCTGGATGGTTTCGCCGCTGGCTAGGGTGAAGGGGCGCTCCGTTGTGCGGGCGCGGTCAAAAGCTTCGCTCCAGGCTCCTTTAAAGTAGACAGCGTTGACTAGCACTAAAAGCTGGTCGGGCGGCAACTGATCGATGATGTTGGGGATGCGATCGCGGGTGTGCTCTTTGACCCAGCGGTTGATGCGATCGGTGGCGGCGGGCTGGCTAAAATCGAGGGTTGCCACTTCGGCGGCATAGGCCGTTTGCATGCGCTCTACGTAGTCGGGCCGCACTGGCAGGCTTTCATTTACCCATAGGGAATTGGCGATTTCGAGCGCTATCTCGGGGTCGAGCTGCGTCAAATACTCGGTTAGAGCCTGGTTGCCTGCGTTGAGCTGCTCGATGTCTAGACCCTGCACCTTGAGCGTGTTGGCGATCGCCGCCTGAGTTTCTCCGCTGGCACCGTTGTAGGCCATGGCCAAGGCTAGAGCCACGCTGGTCGGTGACACCAGCACATTCTCATTGGGTGTTGCTTGGCGCAGCTGCTCAAACAGAGCAAAGCCGAAGTCTAAGTGGGCCTGGGTTAATTCTTTATCCACAGTAGGGGCCTGGGCTAAACGGGGGGCACCCGAGTTGTGGTCGGGAGTTGGTGCGGGGGCAGTAGGGGGCTGAGCCTGTAGCTGAGCGCAGCCTAAAGTTAGGGCGGCTAGCCCGCTTAAAAGCACAGCCCGACCAATCCATCGGTGGTCCATAGGAATATTAGTTAACGCCGTTCTTACCTTGTCATGGCGACAGGGGGAGAGGGGCAGTGGTTGCAGGAATGGAAACTGATGGTCAAAGGCTCAGGCCCTACCCGACCTAAATTCTAGGGC is drawn from Leptolyngbya subtilissima AS-A7 and contains these coding sequences:
- a CDS encoding chlorophyll a/b-binding protein produces the protein MANPQDKTTYDGQFTRKYGEFGTKFEFGSNPSAELWNGRLAMIGFLGALLVELTTGQGFFHWLGLF
- a CDS encoding CAAD domain-containing protein, whose translation is MSDFQSDTTYTEFTEPEDPTVIIDNSDSSASALGDEASRQIQQVWDKVSALLGNLPDYVTEFIQRYRRPIVTVGLIVAAFIAVKLVLALLGAVNDVPLLAPTFELVGLIYSGWFLYRYLLKASNRQELLGDIAAIRDQVLGNGSRS
- the hflX gene encoding GTPase HflX; protein product: MKGLKPSQLKQLQGIYHQRLPGDCVVTPEFAQRLAAVSTDINSPLCAYVNRRGQVIRVGVGTLRQTQIPPSELPRYGAERLSGIRCIATQFEPGSPSDAILTTMALQRLDVLAVLALTGTGFTRRGGGATGYIQSTYLAHLVPHPEQRWLVSAPIDLDDLAQQDFLALAEGLEAEFSRAFTALQVEDERDRVLVVGLFTNNQTPEHFEQRLEELERLVDSAGGEVMETLFQKRPRPHPQTVLGAGKVQEVALAAQTVGANLIVFDRDLSPMQVRNLEDMVGLRVVDRTELILDIFAQRAKSGAGKLQVELAQLEYQMPRLKGRGQSLSRQGGGIGTRGPGETKLETERRAIQRRIQRLQQEVNQLQAHRARLRHRRQDDNLPSIAVVGYTNAGKSTLVNTLTNSEVYAADQLFATLDPTTRRLAITDPATNETTQLVVTDTVGFIEELPASLMDAFRATLEEVTEADALLHVVDVSHPAWQDQIHWVMRILKDMPIVPGPMLLVFNKADRVSSDELVIAQEEYPQALFISATERLGLETLRSRLLQLIDYAVTV
- a CDS encoding serpin family protein, whose product is MDHRWIGRAVLLSGLAALTLGCAQLQAQPPTAPAPTPDHNSGAPRLAQAPTVDKELTQAHLDFGFALFEQLRQATPNENVLVSPTSVALALAMAYNGASGETQAAIANTLKVQGLDIEQLNAGNQALTEYLTQLDPEIALEIANSLWVNESLPVRPDYVERMQTAYAAEVATLDFSQPAATDRINRWVKEHTRDRIPNIIDQLPPDQLLVLVNAVYFKGAWSEAFDRARTTERPFTLASGETIQHPLMAQQDDYLYLETDQFQAVSLPYGNGSLSFEVILPTPGTDLATLSAQLTPATWESWMSQMQSRPGEIQLPKFQFEYEADLIPTLRTLGMGIAFEAGQADFSGLTELDAFINQVRHKTFIEVNESGTEAAASTAIGVAPTSAALPPDSPFEMVVDRPFLAAIGDRNTGTLLFLGAIVDPR
- a CDS encoding bestrophin family protein, whose translation is MARSIEIVQGNESVPNQTIKRSIRRYESEQDWFKLLFRVRGSVIPAVMPRVLLCAAFALGILLLYSRGWPVASPILGSLVPSLVLGLLLVFRTNTSYERFWEGRKLWGSVVNLTRNLARQMWVAIETPQPGDYEAKIAAVRQLPAFAIAMKLHLRSEPPDAELASLLTADQFAKLRQMNNPPLEVAFWIADYLQTQQAQGTLNTHQLTHCLETLDDLVDALGGCERILKTPMPVAYSIHLKQLLMLYCLALPFQMVDSVGWGTPFLVGLISFAVFGIEEIGIEIENPFGHDPNDLPLDAICRTMQQNIEDLISLAPGEGRSQSAPFEELPQLSRPSQTLEVNVD